In one Methanothermobacter sp. genomic region, the following are encoded:
- a CDS encoding cysteine peptidase family C39 domain-containing protein, whose amino-acid sequence MEVFDMKSSLGDEVIVRQSSGYSCGPAALATVLRNLGVHCSEAELAALAGTDESGTTMYGLIFAATSKGLSARGVRMKISDLRRNHIAFVKYGDTAHYTVVLSVDDRNITLADPAMGRIKIRREIFSKIFTGNVLVVEREGD is encoded by the coding sequence ATGGAGGTTTTTGATATGAAATCGTCTCTGGGTGATGAGGTTATAGTGAGGCAGAGCAGCGGATACAGCTGTGGCCCGGCGGCACTTGCCACGGTTCTCAGAAACCTTGGAGTTCACTGCAGCGAGGCAGAACTGGCGGCGCTTGCAGGTACAGACGAATCAGGGACCACCATGTATGGACTGATATTCGCGGCAACCTCGAAGGGGTTGAGTGCAAGGGGTGTAAGGATGAAAATATCGGATCTGAGAAGGAATCACATTGCATTTGTAAAGTACGGTGACACGGCGCACTACACTGTTGTTCTCTCGGTTGATGATAGAAACATCACACTGGCTGACCCTGCCATGGGGAGGATCAAGATAAGGAGGGAGATCTTCTCAAAAATATTTACAGGTAACGTTCTTGTGGTTGAAAGGGAGGGGGATTAA
- a CDS encoding F420-dependent methylenetetrahydromethanopterin dehydrogenase, which translates to MVVKIGIIKCGNIGTSPVLDLLLDERADRPNIDVCVVGSGAKMNPDEIERAVPTMLEMDRDFVIFISPNPGAPGPAKARELLSEADVPAMIIGDAPGLRVKDEIEEQGLGYIIVKADPMIGARREFLDPTEMASFNSDVIKVLAFTGAYRVVQNTIDAMIADVEAGKAPELPQVVIDTDKAVEAAGYTNPYAKAKAMAAYEIATKVADIDVRGCFMVQDPDQYIPIVASAHEMLSAAARLAVEAREIEKSNDTVLRTPHGKEGETLSKKDLLAKPE; encoded by the coding sequence ATGGTTGTAAAAATTGGTATAATAAAATGCGGTAACATCGGGACCTCACCTGTGCTTGACCTGTTACTTGATGAGAGGGCAGACAGGCCAAACATAGATGTCTGTGTCGTGGGTTCAGGTGCAAAGATGAACCCCGATGAAATCGAAAGGGCAGTGCCAACCATGCTTGAAATGGATAGGGACTTTGTTATATTCATAAGCCCAAACCCAGGTGCACCTGGCCCTGCAAAGGCAAGGGAGCTTCTATCAGAGGCTGATGTTCCAGCCATGATCATAGGTGACGCACCTGGCCTCAGGGTCAAGGATGAAATCGAGGAGCAGGGGCTTGGTTACATAATAGTAAAGGCCGACCCGATGATAGGGGCAAGAAGGGAGTTCCTGGACCCAACAGAGATGGCCTCCTTCAACTCAGACGTTATAAAGGTTCTTGCATTTACAGGCGCATACAGGGTTGTGCAGAACACAATCGATGCAATGATTGCAGATGTTGAAGCCGGAAAGGCACCTGAACTTCCACAGGTGGTAATAGATACAGATAAGGCGGTGGAGGCAGCAGGCTACACCAATCCATATGCAAAGGCCAAGGCAATGGCTGCATATGAGATAGCAACCAAGGTGGCTGACATAGACGTCAGGGGCTGCTTCATGGTACAGGATCCTGACCAGTACATACCAATAGTTGCCTCAGCACACGAAATGCTATCTGCAGCTGCCAGACTTGCGGTTGAAGCAAGGGAAATCGAGAAGTCCAACGATACCGTGCTTAGAACACCACACGGTAAGGAAGGCGAAACACTGAGCAAGAAGGATCTTCTGGCCAAGCCAGAATAG
- a CDS encoding class II glutamine amidotransferase yields MVGLCELLGFCFNREVKPSFSLRGFRMRSEDNPHGWGLAFYPDQSVQVYKEPCPSKESPLSQFLENYEPIASRIIISHIRRISRGDESHRNTHPFQREWYGRDYVFAHNGTLNIDNPEGGRYNPVGTTDSEIAFCHIMNRISEEGVKFRDDEDYLWLWSVLNDINGYGNFNCLLSEGKHLFSYHDMKGYKGLHQLHRRAPYGPVELLDDDYQIDLAHEKKPDQEGYIIASKPLTSEKWEAFIQGELRVYRDGKLIFRVSEESIRSE; encoded by the coding sequence GTGGTTGGTTTGTGTGAACTTTTGGGGTTCTGTTTTAACCGGGAAGTGAAACCCTCCTTTTCCCTCAGGGGTTTCAGGATGAGGTCAGAGGATAACCCTCATGGCTGGGGGCTGGCCTTCTATCCGGATCAATCGGTACAGGTTTACAAAGAGCCATGCCCATCAAAGGAAAGTCCACTGTCACAGTTCCTGGAGAACTATGAACCCATAGCTTCCAGGATCATAATATCCCATATACGTCGGATAAGCAGGGGAGATGAGTCCCACAGGAACACTCATCCCTTCCAGAGGGAATGGTATGGACGGGACTATGTGTTCGCCCACAATGGCACCCTCAACATTGATAACCCTGAGGGTGGAAGGTATAATCCTGTTGGGACAACTGACTCCGAGATCGCATTCTGCCACATCATGAACCGTATCAGTGAGGAGGGCGTTAAATTCAGGGATGATGAGGATTACTTGTGGCTCTGGAGCGTTTTGAATGATATCAACGGCTATGGAAATTTTAACTGCCTCCTCTCCGAGGGTAAGCACCTCTTCTCCTATCATGACATGAAGGGATACAAGGGCCTCCACCAGTTGCATCGAAGGGCGCCCTACGGTCCCGTTGAACTCCTTGATGATGATTACCAGATAGACCTCGCCCATGAGAAGAAGCCTGATCAGGAGGGTTACATAATCGCAAGTAAACCTCTGACCAGTGAAAAATGGGAGGCCTTCATTCAAGGAGAATTGAGGGTCTACAGAGACGGAAAGTTAATCTTCAGGGTCAGTGAGGAGAGCATCCGCTCGGAGTAA
- the hisB gene encoding imidazoleglycerol-phosphate dehydratase HisB encodes MRRSLKSRETLETHVKVDLNLDGSGRSNVNTGLGFLDHMLGSLARHGLMDLEVEARGDLEVDDHHTVEDVALTLGEAFREALGDGKGIRRMAHAMVPMDESLATVALDLGGRPYTVLELEFSGARIGDVSSDNIGHFFESFAASAAINIHASVRGSNDHHKAEALFKALAMALRDAVRVEHDMIPSTKGRL; translated from the coding sequence ATGAGAAGAAGTCTGAAGAGCAGGGAAACCCTTGAAACCCATGTGAAGGTTGATCTGAACCTTGATGGTAGTGGAAGGTCAAATGTGAATACAGGTCTTGGATTCCTTGACCACATGCTTGGATCGCTGGCCCGTCACGGGCTCATGGACCTTGAGGTGGAGGCAAGGGGAGATCTGGAGGTGGACGACCACCACACTGTTGAGGATGTTGCGCTGACACTGGGCGAGGCTTTCAGGGAGGCCCTCGGTGATGGAAAGGGTATAAGGAGAATGGCCCATGCGATGGTCCCCATGGATGAATCTCTGGCCACAGTTGCACTGGACCTGGGTGGAAGACCCTACACGGTACTTGAACTTGAGTTCAGTGGTGCCAGGATTGGGGATGTCTCATCAGATAATATAGGGCATTTCTTTGAGTCATTTGCGGCTTCTGCGGCCATCAACATCCACGCCTCTGTGAGGGGAAGTAACGACCACCACAAGGCCGAGGCACTCTTCAAGGCACTTGCAATGGCACTCAGGGATGCTGTACGGGTTGAACACGATATGATTCCAAGCACCAAGGGCAGATTGTAA
- a CDS encoding ferredoxin family protein codes for MKIIVDSDKCTGCGECREACPKGGKIWTIDRRKPARASNLEFCHQCMICASKCPEGAIRIIRDDNYEKKSEEQGNP; via the coding sequence TTGAAGATAATTGTGGATTCAGATAAATGCACCGGATGCGGGGAGTGCCGGGAGGCTTGTCCCAAGGGAGGCAAGATATGGACAATAGACAGGAGAAAACCTGCCAGAGCCTCAAATCTTGAATTCTGCCACCAGTGCATGATATGTGCAAGTAAATGTCCTGAAGGGGCTATAAGGATCATAAGGGATGATAACTATGAGAAGAAGTCTGAAGAGCAGGGAAACCCTTGA
- a CDS encoding TOBE domain-containing protein produces the protein MSFSYRIAIEGTEVPVDERRFRLLRLIQNRGSISRAAEEVGIPYRSALAYIKNLEELLGEEVVETRRGGKGGGGGSRLTETGVRVVLEYLKLKRALERQISSNEIRGIVEEISGDGSRIRVGNSLLEAPVVDGLSPGDEVMLLVDPEDIVLMGERYDTSMRNTLPGTVTGLELHGDIVTVRIKAGDIKLKTRITRESQRKLNINLGSDVYAGFKAVAVTVLKI, from the coding sequence ATGAGTTTCAGCTACAGAATTGCCATTGAGGGAACCGAAGTCCCTGTGGATGAGAGAAGGTTCCGGCTTCTCAGGCTGATCCAGAACAGGGGTTCCATAAGCAGAGCAGCAGAGGAGGTGGGTATCCCCTACCGCAGTGCCCTTGCATATATAAAGAACCTTGAGGAACTCCTCGGTGAAGAGGTCGTGGAAACCAGAAGGGGTGGAAAGGGGGGTGGTGGAGGTAGCAGACTCACAGAAACAGGCGTCAGGGTCGTCCTTGAGTATCTTAAATTAAAAAGGGCCCTTGAAAGGCAGATTTCCAGTAACGAAATCCGGGGAATCGTTGAGGAGATTTCAGGGGATGGTTCAAGAATAAGGGTAGGAAACTCCCTCCTGGAGGCGCCAGTGGTTGATGGTTTATCCCCTGGAGATGAGGTCATGCTCCTCGTTGACCCTGAGGACATTGTGCTCATGGGTGAGAGGTACGATACCAGCATGAGGAACACCCTTCCAGGAACTGTTACAGGCCTGGAACTGCATGGGGACATCGTGACCGTCAGGATCAAGGCAGGTGATATTAAACTCAAAACCCGTATAACACGTGAATCTCAGCGTAAACTGAATATTAACCTAGGATCCGATGTATATGCCGGTTTTAAGGCCGTTGCTGTTACTGTTCTTAAGATATGA
- a CDS encoding oligosaccharide flippase family protein, whose amino-acid sequence MASSGTSKLLKGSFFIIIGNLLFRVGGYIYRVLMTRLLGPEGYGLLGLTLPFQGIFQILAAGGLPPAIAKYVAQHRALKEDEMARQVVVTALKVMIFLGLTFSLVMFFTAPWLANQFFHKPAAQYPLQAVALITPFSVIVGAFRGAFQGIYRMEYVVVTRAVEQVFMITLAVVFVMAGFYAAGAVIGTAMGFLASAISAILIFKRLMNSYFPPVPPEKRLTIREELGLVKVLLSFSIPVIITALSEMAIYDISVFVIGVFMATTSVGYYTAADPVARLPLVVSLSVATAVLPAASEAFALKDRRLLETYIVQSYRVVTLLVLPMCVGIAVFSEPLLELLFGSKFIFGAGALSILVVGMSFYTLFMISSSIAQGIGYPRLPMYVLVAGTVINLALNVALVPLLGIEGGALATTIAALIIMIIILWKTSEITGVKPPGLSLLRIGFASGAMGVFMLPLPRTIMGLLLAIIFSPLVYGASLLLIGGVEKRDVRLVRKSASRMGPLSGAVSRVADLMDRWAR is encoded by the coding sequence ATGGCATCTTCAGGTACTTCCAAACTCTTAAAGGGCAGCTTCTTTATAATAATCGGCAACCTCCTTTTCAGGGTGGGTGGATACATCTACAGGGTTCTCATGACACGCCTCCTCGGACCCGAGGGCTACGGACTCCTGGGACTGACACTCCCATTCCAGGGAATATTCCAGATACTGGCCGCTGGAGGGCTTCCGCCGGCAATAGCCAAGTATGTGGCCCAGCACCGGGCCCTCAAGGAGGATGAAATGGCCAGGCAGGTTGTTGTAACCGCGCTGAAGGTCATGATATTTCTTGGTCTGACCTTCTCCCTTGTAATGTTCTTCACAGCCCCCTGGCTTGCAAACCAGTTCTTTCATAAACCAGCAGCCCAGTACCCACTCCAGGCTGTTGCACTTATAACACCATTCAGTGTTATAGTAGGTGCCTTCAGGGGTGCATTTCAGGGCATATACCGGATGGAATACGTCGTGGTTACAAGGGCCGTTGAGCAGGTTTTCATGATAACCCTCGCAGTTGTCTTTGTGATGGCCGGTTTCTATGCAGCAGGGGCGGTTATAGGTACCGCCATGGGTTTTCTTGCCTCGGCCATATCAGCTATCCTGATATTCAAAAGACTGATGAACAGCTACTTCCCACCAGTACCCCCAGAAAAGAGGCTGACCATCAGGGAGGAACTGGGACTTGTGAAAGTGCTTCTCTCATTCTCCATTCCCGTCATAATCACAGCCCTCTCTGAGATGGCGATATATGATATAAGTGTATTTGTGATAGGTGTGTTCATGGCAACAACCTCCGTGGGATACTATACTGCGGCTGATCCCGTTGCAAGGCTTCCCCTTGTAGTATCCCTCTCTGTGGCAACCGCGGTTCTTCCTGCGGCCTCAGAGGCCTTCGCACTGAAGGACAGGAGGCTCCTTGAAACCTACATTGTACAGTCATACAGGGTCGTGACTCTCCTTGTACTTCCCATGTGTGTTGGCATAGCAGTCTTCTCAGAGCCCCTCCTTGAACTGCTCTTTGGAAGCAAGTTTATCTTCGGTGCTGGTGCTCTGAGCATACTGGTTGTTGGGATGAGCTTCTATACCCTCTTCATGATATCGTCAAGCATCGCCCAGGGGATAGGTTACCCCCGTCTTCCAATGTACGTTCTGGTTGCTGGAACTGTCATAAACCTTGCACTGAACGTTGCCCTCGTACCTTTACTTGGAATCGAGGGGGGAGCCCTTGCAACAACAATCGCAGCCCTTATCATAATGATCATAATCCTCTGGAAGACCTCAGAGATAACCGGTGTGAAGCCACCGGGCCTCTCACTTCTCAGGATAGGATTCGCATCAGGGGCTATGGGGGTCTTCATGCTGCCTCTTCCCCGGACCATCATGGGGCTCCTTCTGGCAATAATCTTCAGTCCCCTGGTTTACGGTGCGAGCCTACTCCTTATAGGTGGTGTTGAGAAGCGGGATGTGAGGCTTGTGAGGAAGTCTGCATCAAGGATGGGTCCCCTCTCAGGAGCAGTAAGCAGGGTGGCTGATCTTATGGACCGCTGGGCAAGGTGA
- a CDS encoding flavodoxin family protein, with translation MILGICGSPRKQATHYVLERALGTLADEGLETEFFTVRGKNISPCRHCDYCLRNKECVLKDDMYPLYDLLRRAQGIIIATPVYNGGVSAQVKAIMDRCRALGAEDYDSLRGKVGMGIAVGGDRCGGQEPALMQIHTFYILNGVIPVSGGSFGANLGACLWSRDTVEGVKEDSYGFKTLDKTLKMFKRFLNFHKP, from the coding sequence ATGATATTGGGTATATGTGGAAGCCCTAGGAAACAGGCCACCCATTACGTCCTTGAGAGGGCCCTTGGAACACTGGCGGATGAAGGACTTGAAACTGAGTTCTTCACTGTGAGGGGTAAGAACATCTCCCCCTGCAGGCACTGCGACTACTGCCTTAGAAATAAGGAGTGTGTGCTGAAGGACGACATGTACCCACTCTATGACCTCCTTAGGAGGGCTCAGGGAATTATAATTGCAACCCCTGTCTACAATGGCGGTGTCAGCGCCCAGGTGAAGGCCATAATGGACCGCTGCCGGGCGCTTGGTGCAGAGGACTACGACTCCCTGAGGGGAAAGGTGGGTATGGGCATAGCTGTTGGTGGTGACAGGTGCGGGGGGCAGGAACCTGCCCTCATGCAGATACACACCTTCTACATCCTCAACGGAGTAATACCTGTAAGCGGAGGGTCCTTCGGAGCGAACCTCGGTGCATGTCTCTGGTCAAGGGATACCGTTGAGGGCGTTAAGGAGGACTCCTACGGGTTTAAAACCCTTGATAAAACCCTCAAAATGTTTAAAAGATTTCTGAATTTCCATAAACCATAA
- a CDS encoding bifunctional 5,6,7,8-tetrahydromethanopterin hydro-lyase/3-hexulose-6-phosphate synthase has protein sequence MYRIGEALIGSGNEVAHIDLIIGDKEGNVGAAFANGLTSLSLGHTPLLSVIRPNLMTKPATLIVPKVTVSCLEDADKVFGPAQTAVARAVADAVEEGIIPEEKVEDLVVIVSVFIHPEAEDYRKIYQYNYGATKLALRRAMENYPSARKVLSEKDRGSHPIMGFRAVRLWNPPYLQVALDLDSIEEMERIIDALPNRERILLEAGTPLVKKFGVGVVSKIRELRRDAFIIADLKTLDVGRIEVKMAADETADAVAISGLGTVESIEKAIHEAQKQGIYSILDMMNVENFVDKLRGLRYKPDIVLLHRNVDLETLRAERGEDIGEMSEWGNIREIKDILGPRGLVAVAGGITPSKMQEALDSGADIIVVGRYIIGSRDVRRAAEDFLEHMPQDPDTMRLPLDEDESI, from the coding sequence TTGTACAGAATAGGTGAAGCACTCATAGGAAGCGGCAATGAGGTTGCCCATATAGATCTCATCATAGGTGATAAGGAGGGAAACGTAGGGGCCGCCTTTGCAAATGGCCTCACCAGCCTCTCACTCGGTCACACACCACTTCTTTCGGTGATAAGGCCCAACCTCATGACAAAGCCAGCTACCCTCATAGTACCCAAGGTCACAGTGAGCTGCCTTGAGGACGCTGATAAGGTCTTCGGGCCGGCACAGACAGCAGTTGCCCGTGCAGTTGCAGATGCAGTTGAGGAGGGAATAATCCCAGAGGAAAAGGTTGAGGACCTTGTGGTAATTGTAAGCGTATTCATACACCCCGAGGCAGAGGACTACCGCAAGATATACCAGTACAACTACGGGGCAACCAAACTAGCACTCAGAAGGGCCATGGAAAACTATCCCTCAGCAAGGAAGGTCCTCAGTGAGAAGGACCGGGGAAGCCACCCCATCATGGGCTTCAGGGCAGTCAGGCTCTGGAACCCCCCCTACCTGCAGGTTGCCCTTGACCTTGACAGCATTGAGGAGATGGAGAGGATTATTGACGCCCTACCCAACAGAGAGAGGATACTCCTTGAGGCCGGAACACCCCTTGTCAAGAAATTCGGTGTTGGTGTTGTAAGCAAGATAAGGGAGCTTCGAAGGGACGCTTTCATAATAGCCGACCTCAAAACCCTTGACGTTGGGAGGATAGAGGTTAAGATGGCCGCAGATGAGACCGCTGATGCCGTGGCCATATCAGGTCTTGGAACCGTTGAATCCATTGAGAAGGCCATCCACGAGGCCCAGAAGCAGGGCATATACTCCATACTGGACATGATGAATGTTGAAAACTTCGTTGATAAACTCAGGGGCCTCAGATACAAGCCAGACATCGTACTACTCCACAGAAATGTTGACCTTGAAACCCTCAGGGCAGAGCGTGGAGAGGACATTGGTGAAATGAGCGAATGGGGGAACATCAGGGAAATAAAGGATATACTTGGCCCCAGGGGCCTTGTGGCCGTTGCAGGGGGTATAACACCATCCAAGATGCAGGAGGCCCTTGATAGCGGCGCCGACATAATAGTGGTTGGAAGGTACATAATCGGCTCAAGGGATGTGAGGAGGGCCGCAGAGGACTTCCTGGAGCACATGCCCCAGGACCCCGACACCATGAGACTGCCCCTTGACGAGGACGAGTCAATCTAG